A DNA window from Pyramidobacter piscolens W5455 contains the following coding sequences:
- a CDS encoding ABC transporter permease: MISFVEIFRTALRALRRNKTRSFLTTLGIIIGVGAVIAAFAVGAGANKVIDEEIASFGTNSVTVMRERNAQSTGDTAKYLTESDAEAIAANVSGVEAVAPTVNTSVQVIYGNTNWSTSVYGSTPSYADVNGYAIAKGRNLSESDQRMGNKVAVIGDTVAQKLFAHEDPLGKSIRIAKVPFTIVGVFATKGQSTGGFMDQDDMVLVPLKTAQSRLVKWDNTPGRVGTIQVKGVSMESLSYITSEITMLLRERHKIRGGETDDFAVRSLSQMLEARRKTTSVTSMLLASIAVISLVVGGIGIMNIMLVSVTERTREIGIRMAVGAKSVNIRLQFLIESVTLSVIGGILGICLGIGAGYALASVTQAPPVFTLSSIALAFVFSAAVGIGFGYYPAAKASLLNPIDALKYE, translated from the coding sequence GACCACGCTGGGCATCATCATCGGCGTCGGCGCCGTGATCGCGGCGTTCGCCGTGGGGGCGGGGGCCAACAAGGTGATCGACGAGGAAATCGCCTCGTTCGGCACCAACTCCGTCACCGTCATGCGCGAGCGCAACGCCCAATCCACCGGCGACACGGCGAAATATCTGACGGAGAGCGACGCCGAAGCGATCGCCGCCAACGTTTCCGGCGTCGAAGCCGTGGCGCCTACCGTGAACACCAGCGTGCAGGTCATCTACGGCAACACGAACTGGTCCACGTCGGTCTACGGCAGCACGCCGTCGTATGCCGACGTAAACGGCTATGCGATCGCCAAAGGACGCAACCTCAGCGAGTCGGATCAGCGCATGGGCAACAAGGTGGCCGTGATCGGCGACACCGTGGCGCAGAAGCTCTTCGCTCATGAAGATCCGCTCGGCAAGTCGATCCGCATTGCCAAAGTGCCGTTTACCATCGTCGGTGTGTTCGCCACGAAAGGACAATCCACCGGCGGCTTCATGGACCAGGACGACATGGTCCTCGTGCCGCTGAAGACGGCGCAGAGCCGACTCGTCAAATGGGACAACACGCCCGGCCGCGTCGGCACCATTCAGGTCAAAGGCGTGTCGATGGAATCGCTTTCGTACATCACCAGCGAGATCACAATGCTGCTGCGCGAGCGCCACAAGATCCGCGGCGGCGAGACCGACGACTTCGCGGTGCGCAGCCTTTCGCAGATGCTCGAGGCGCGGCGCAAGACCACCAGCGTCACCTCCATGCTGCTGGCCTCCATCGCCGTCATCTCGCTCGTCGTCGGCGGCATCGGCATCATGAACATCATGCTCGTCTCGGTCACCGAGCGCACGCGCGAGATCGGCATCCGCATGGCCGTAGGCGCCAAGAGCGTCAACATCCGCCTGCAGTTTTTGATCGAATCGGTGACGCTGTCGGTGATCGGCGGCATCCTCGGCATCTGTCTGGGCATCGGCGCGGGCTACGCGCTGGCTTCGGTCACGCAGGCGCCGCCGGTATTCACGCTCAGCTCCATCGCGCTGGCCTTCGTGTTTTCCGCAGCGGTCGGCATCGGCTTCGGCTATTACCCAGCGGCCAAAGCCTCGCTGCTCAATCCCATCGACGCGCTGAAATACGAATGA